The region ttttttaaataaaaccctACAATTAACAACATAAAGTATTCAAAAGGATTAGTGTGTCATTATCcagtgatatattttttatagtcccaaagatttaatttatatattttatttttcatttcagtattaattatattaaaataataaacaagctATAAAGCACGTTTTCAAAGaatgtaattgaatttaaaattttacattgagCTCTAAAACATGCATACAaccttttaatgtttttaagctGATTTTTGATTATATCTTTAGAAccatctttttttaaattgatgagATGACGTGTTGACTCTTTTTACTTTCAAATATCGATGTAATTTGGAACGTCATTGTAACCATTGTAATTTTACAGACTAACTCCTTCTTATGCAGTTGTGGTTTTTTTTTACTGTACCATATTTGCAAAACTTGGTTCTGGAATTTTTTGGAATAAGAAGATAGTTTTAGAGCAGGAAAGGTGCCAGACTAGTTGGTGGgctaatttactttatattaacaattacgTAAACAAAGACAATGTGGTAAGTATTCATATcgtaaaaatctttatatcttattaaatttgaataaattttagtgtATGTTTCAATCATGGTACTTATCATGCGAGATCCATATGTTCATCGTGGCAGTAACTCTAGTAATTTTTCTATGCAAGAGACCTAAAAtggctttatattttattggaagTCTTCTTATTCTATCTATAGTCATCGTATTTATTACTGTTTACATTTACAACGAAGAAGCAATACTTCTTTTATACGTTGAGTAAGTTTATCAATTGTAGTTGTATTAAATCGGAAAATACttacttttatttctttcaggCTACTTAAAGATCCAGTGGTCAATAGTACATATAAGTATGTATATACTCCAAGTCATCTAAGACTGACTCCTTATCTAATAGGAGTAATCGGAGGATACAtccgatataaaattaaaaaacacaattatCGCTTTACTAAATCGGTTCAATATACGGGTTGGATTGTTTGTGCTCTTTTGATGATGCCCACTTTATATACCGGATATGTGTTTTATTCTCAGGATATTCCAAAAGATATCTTCTTTACTTCATTGTATTCATCTATGTATCACTTAACATGGGGATTATCGATAACTTGGATGATTATTCTAGTTTCATGTGGTTACGgaggtaataaatattttgcaaataattttattcatatataccattgtttattttagccTATGTTAATGGATTATTAGCATGGGATCCATGTGTGGTTTTGAGCAGACTCTCATACTCAACATTCTTGGTCCATGGTTCTATACAGATGTTTTGGGCGGCTTCTATAAGAACTCCAGTTTTTACTGATTATTACTCAGCAGTaagatttgaaaaatatttactatttgacaattgctttaataataatatttcagataCATTTAACTTGCGCTCATTTGTTGATGTCTTTTACTGTAGGATGGTTGTTAACTATGTTCGTCGAATCTCCAGTGCTTGCCTTAGAAAAACTCATGTTTCGAAGAAAAGGTTAgacaagttaattaattagtgtaCGTAAAAATACTCATTTTTACTATATTGTAGAAAAAGTATCAGAATCAACAGAAACATTAGAAGCTAAAGTTGAGGAGAAAGACCTGATGAATCCAAAGTTCCACGTTATAACacatatgtaatataattctAAAAGTCTAAAAGTCTGATATCGttcttttaagttaatttagttttcataTGATTCGTTGtagaattttatgtatttatataaagaaattatttactgcTAATAGTGTAAGTATTGATACATtgtatatagaaataaaatgtcacaaataaaattaatttaaaactaatacttATGCAGCAATATTCCAGCAATATGTGTATCCCGTTGGattgtaaatttcatttttaaaaatcaaggGTGTATTTTATCGAAGAGTAGTTTCAATTCAATAACGTGAAACTCAATTTTACACAGAGGAAATCTACattcaatgttaaaataaattcttggtTCTCtgaatgaaatgttttaaaactgtatatatttcaaaattaatttatcttattacTTTACTCaactaaaatctatatttaataaattaatgcaaggagtattataaaaaaatatatttattaaaaaaatattcatttttcttaaatttttataatgcaatttaaaaaaaaaagttacaaatGTAGATCATTTTTCATGTCAGACTCCTTATTAATTGGTCTCATTTTGTACACGTGCttccaaatttcataaaaacaaacagtGGACTGGAACCTATATGACAATACCAAAGGCATAGAGACGTGTGTAATAACATTCCATGCGAGGACTCCATAAAAATCCATTTGGTTTGGATGGTAAACAGATTGATTGTTTTTTAGTCTGTTGTTCAACCATAATGATATATTTACTACCAATAAGAATGTTATAAGTTGTCGGCCGGGTTTTTTTCTCATATGTTCCTCAGTTGTGCAACGTCTTCTCCAAGCGTTCAACACGAGTACTGTTTGACAGCTACTTTGGATCAGTGCCAATGTTGGAGTGATTATCCTAAAAtggtaaataatcattttcaaatataaaaattgaaaatgttgttACCTCATCATCCCCCCTTTTCCTTTGTTAGTACCCATGAGTATACCTCCTATGATTTGAAACAGAAAATACATAAAGAGACCGCATTGGGTAACTAAAAGAAGTAGATGTTCCAGTTCCAAGTGTCGTATTTTTCTTAAGCCGACATTTCTTAAGGAATATAAACACCACACTGATGCTACTATACCAGCCAGGAACAATAAAGCTTCACAGATATTAACCTAAATGTAAAACCgacatactttaaaataattcgaatctttagaaatttttgtttcgtatattatttagaaaatattaatatatatggatcttaaaattcatttcataACTATCCTTTAACCTATTTGTTTCAGTCGCGTTTATGTTTAACCTTCAAAATAGACTCGGCCTGTTTGTTCAGTTCATTTCACATcctttatcaaattattccaAACACCATCGATTTTTACCTGCAACACAGCAGCATCCTTGTAATCGTCCATGGCTACCAGTTCAAAGAACATGATCAAACTGATGATGGTGACAGCCAGAACCAGGATGCCGACGAAGAGTCCTTTGTGGGCCTGTGCACAATCCACAGAAAACTGGCTGTGCCGTTTGCTGTAAATAACGTTGCACCCGCTTTGTCTTTCCGATGACGACCTTTTTTTATACaactctaaaaataataacaacgaATGATTTTTACAAAGCTTTTTGATCGGCAATTGCTCACAATAGTGATactttttgatgtatttttagtatataCATGACataattcatcattttttttattactcacCAGTTTCAGTATGTAAATGTTTCCACATCAATCCCAGTATCACAGCACATAGTAGGCTATATTCAACACTGCAAGGAGCCAAATACGGttctaaatttgttaaaatcttATCCATTATTTTCGACTTCAAACAGCTGAATTTGTGGTCATAATAGCTTTTGGTTATTTGAAATGACTTTGATTCAATAAATTGATGATCCACGGATGAAAAGGAGACGTTTTGTTTACGAATGGCTGACTGATAAATATCATGTTGGGTTTCCTGTACCAAGACATAGAACCAATCGCATAAGTTTGTAGCTATCAGGTGCATGAGACCGAATCTCGCAAATGTTCTGTTGTGCTGGATGTTTttgaactataaaatttaaacattgaaaattatctaatattgataatttgcaaaaataattaaaacttacatTACTGTACGAGAATATGAAAAGCATTTGCAttaatccaaatattattctgAACATCGGCTTCAACGCCTTTAGAATCATATTACATTCTACCGTTGTTGATAGCTCCCAATATTGTCCAAATTGCAATCCGGAATATATTACTGTACCAATTCCAAAAcctgttaataaaaaacaattggtGTATAtgggatttttaaaatacacaatacaTACATCGGAAAATATTGGTTTGAACACCATTACTTACCAGTTACTCCCATTCTGAAATAGAAACTTCCATATCTTAcatgatgattatttttaaagaaaccaAACTCTGAATCCGTCGAACTTGTGGACTGtcctaaaaaatacaataataatactgctggaaaaacaaataattaaattttgcacaCTTATGTTGGTGTTATAAATTGAGTATCTCCAAGAGTTTTGTATTGACCTCTcccttatttgtttaaaataaatatatgccaGAAAAATGATACttccaatatataaatacatataaaatccctgtaaaaaaaaacattttatcaaaaatattctttttttaatttataaagtactTACATCATAAGTATCGTAATCATTGGTAGCGATTGCATCTGTGATAGGTAAAGCTGCACCTAAAATTACCAACAATTTTGCATAGAATGCAGAGACCATACCTCCAAATGCATCACTACaaacacaataattatatttgaaaaattcattgtcattaatgaataattattatacttactcCCCACGTCTTTTTCTTCTTACATCAACTCTCTTGGTAGGGCTTGCATCGAAATCGGGACAAGCTTTGGTATCTAAAGCTGGAAGTGAATGATGGAgcctgtaattaaatatttacatacgtaattttattcatattaaaattgtcgATTTACGTACCTTGAATTATTTAGATCCATTTCTTGTCCAAATTAGTTTACAACTGACCAGTAAACATTTGTGATGGATTAATATTTGTGATGTGCTAATTTTTAGTATACATATTGTCGAacgtatatgtaaatatatactaTTGTATGaatgtgataatttttatttttaaatatatatatatattataaaaatatgtgctttactatgattttataaatagttaacaGTACGATACTATTACATGTTTTTGCCTGCTaaagtcaaattaaatatgcaattaATTTCACCCCTAGAAGTacagatttttttcttttgttaaaaaataacatcatATTTTTACGTTAGAGATATATACTTCATTCAAACTAGATACGgagtaataaacaaatttagttaTGTGATATACACGTGATTGCAGGTAATTGAtggaaaatatgttttttattttgccaGAATAGCattcataatttcatcaaatatattttatgaaattaattcgtttcatttttcctataaatatttgtataaaattggtTATTATATTGGAttatactgaatattttaaaaaagctacatctattattttttttctttttattatttgtttgttttatcatAACCTTTCGTCTCAACGTATATTATCTGGAGATTgctaaatagaaaaaaagacggcaattttaattaatatatgttttgtcgggacattattaaaaaacaagaattagtaacaattcaaatatgtcgttaattaaaactttttaaatattaactccaataaatattattataccaTAAACTCATAATTCTCAATACACGTTGTGCAATGAACTGAGACAAAAATcgtgaaatatgaaattgttaaatgttATTCGTTATATATTGTAACAAGATGgtgattttcataaatatttgagtaaatagaaataattttagctaCCATGATTGACActgtaaatttacatttcgATATATGCAAATTTGATGTCTGGAAATTGCTTACACATTGTATTTGTaaggttatttttaaatcgaataatttacttattaatatacagaTTGACTGGAAATGATTAGTAAAATATGAAGTGGTTATCCCACCCGAAATctgaattttactaaaaacgcAAAAATAGAAGACTCTATATTACCAGAAAATGTAAAACGTAAGGAGTACCTAAATTATcaagtatatattaaatagaataatataatatataagttcGAGTATCGAAGACCATCGTATTTTGAGGTTAGTTAAACAGTTgcatatactttatttttatagaccaCGATTAGTTAGCAAGGACATAGATGAGCCGTATTACcatttaattgaatgaatattttaaaaatttacgttATATTATGACTTTTGTCTCACTAGTTTAAATAGCAGTTCATAGAAATAGGCTTTTCCGTTTTGTAACAGACTTGGTATTAGggaattttaatagtaatatttaatattattattcatgtattttcattattatatcaaGTAAACTTCATGAATTAACTATATCAtagataattgttttattgtcatacacatataattttctaattcttagatttttttgaaattaaaatttataactttataattaatgaaattgtaaatcatattaagttatatttttaagaaacttaccttacttattattcaagaattttttttataacatatttattctcaacaattataataaattagaaattaaataacaatgaattaaaaagttgGAATGTACGTTTTCtatcacattttatatttaactctTTTTTTCCTCCAAACATACAATAcactaaataatatgaaagaaTCATTTCAACTATAATAAAAACGGATTTTTATGAAGTGGTTTTATCTTATATGCCGTTTTCCAAAtctcaaacaaacaaattgttgAATGAAACCGATAAAATATTGCCAAAGGCATAGAAATGTGTGTAATAATTGTCCAAGCCCAGTTTCCAAAGAACTCCACATGCATCGGTCTAAATTCCGCCCTATTTTTCTCCAATGTATTTATGGTCCACATTGCCATATTGgccacaattaaaaatgtaattaattctcTTCCAGGTTTACGTTTGGTTTGCTCAAGATTTCTGCAACGTCTCCACCAACCATCTAGTACGAACATTGTCTGGAGACATGTCTGTATAAACGAAAAAATTTCAGCAACTAATCCAGTAGCAGAACCATTTGCCATAGTAAAGTAACATCCAATAATAGAAAACATACAATAAATGAACATGCCCGTTTGTGCCACTACTAAAAGGGTGTTGTCCAGACCAATCCCAGCTTGACCCTcagctaaaataatataaaagttaaaattaaataattcatttacaaATTAGAATTACCTCCAACTTTCCTGTCGTATTTCAATGCCCTCATTTGTAACATAGCTATTAACACAGCAAGGATTGTAATAATGTACAGGATTAATTCTACTATTGTAACTTCTAATTCGGCCATTTTCATTTTACTATCGTCCTTTTCTTGATTTGCCagaacaaaaaacattataagAGAAATAATTGTAAGAACAATGACCATTATGCCAGCAAATAATCCTCTATGAGCGTTTGAGCAGTCCACTGTGAAATGGTGATTAGAATTTACAGGACTGCCTCCCAAAGCATCTGAAACAAGGTTGGGTAAGTTTAAACAACATccattaatcaatataatacaACTGATAATGTTAATTAGCAAAATGAATGTAGTATATTTGGATTaagttaagttttaatataaatctgaAAGTGGTTTCAAATGTGAgacaaaattaagtaaaatttgctGTGATGctctgtaaatattaatatgcatAAAACATCCCCTAAAACTTCTAGGTTATCCATTCTacttactgaaattaaagaattgcGTGAATTTTTCATCCTTATGTGTACCCGCTGCGTTTTTCCCTTGGTCCTTTTTCTTATCGTTACTTCTCTTTCTGAccgtttttacttttttccacaTTTCGAATAGAATCACAGCACAGATTAAACTGTACTCGATTGTGCAAGGGAAAAGGAAGGGACTGGCATTGGTGACGAGAGAGCCCATAACTTCACCTtcttgacaatatttcagatcgACGGATGAGTTTGAATTGTGTCctacgattttaatatttaacctgATAAACTTGTTTAGTAACTGATATTTCTTTAAGAGTTAAACAttgtattactaataaaataactcaaatggacaaacttaaaaaataaaaaaaataattttaacgatattacatatttaacaaaatttatctatcttaacaataaatattttaataaaatcttatttaaattaattaaaattttaatttactgctGTATTgaaagattaattataaagcCTAATAATCTGGATCAAGCTTTATATCATCAagggaattatttattaatattagatatttcCTTCGACACACTGATGCAcaacaacagtaaattatcaCTGCAACAGTAAACTGTTATATCCCTATTAAACATCACCATCGATATTCAGCGTCCGCTCACACACCGCCCTAAACGaatttgtaaattgaacagacaaaatagatttttatttaaacaaaacataataattatattaacggaatttaataaagctattatgttttatacaaTCAAATTAAACTATAACACGGTACCTAACatccatataatttaattaattgttgggTTATACTAAACTACGATATATGATTTTATGCTTACTttgtaaatgaattatttcgtGTTTGGTTTCCTCGACGAGGACATAAAGCCATTCGCACAAATTTGTGGCTATCATATGCATCAGTCCGAATCTTGCAATTATTTTGTGTCTGTTCAGTTCTAtatcctaaaaaaataaatttaaattttacagtttatctaattttattaaagaacacattgttttaatataatcaaatttgtttaaacataaattataataaattaaatatgcacGCAAGGGGATgaacgaaattaaatttggaccTATATCATGGATCTCATTTCAAATGCAAAGTAAGTGtcagtaaatattttgcttCCTGAATAGATGTCATACTATtataacttgatttttaattaattttgtggttCTCTATTTGCTTCTACTAataaagaaagtaaaataaatgtaaattaaacattatgtcatacttgaaataaacatcaatattataattatacaatagtGTTTACATACCTTGCtattaagaaatatgaatTGCACCTGAACAAGCGTAAGAACCATTCTGGTTGCTGGAGTAATTGCCTGGAGGACATTGGAATGGCATTTGACGTTGTTCTTCAACTCGAAATACCGTCCGAACTCCAATCCAGAATAGACCATACTTCCGATTCCGAAAGCTGCAATAAACGCTTCGATTATCTGAATTGGCAATTaaagtgtaataaatattggcGTTAGAATTTGCTCACTTTATGGTGTTTTGAAacgtatacaaaaaataaacaacgtatttttaatgaatgttgTTAGCCCGGTCCGGGAACATCCCTTTCTACGGTGTAGGGCGTCGGGACGCTGTACATTTGCGAAACGGCTTTAATTAAGCCAAATCGAATGCaattgcaatttaaattacattttattaccaATATCATGCAGGAAGCCATAAACGGATGGGGCTCGAGATTTacgtattaatgtgttgttgcGTACGCAAAATATGGATAATAGTTCGAAATAATTGTcgcttttatatattaatattaacaccaTATTCACTATTAATATTGACTAAagttttgttgttattgttaatattaaacacaaatacagtaaataatacaagtatagtataataaaaaatgtgagtCTTAGAAATAAatgacttttttatatttgttaaactaTACACTAAATATACTGGTGCTTATTAAgttaacacaaaatttttacCAATTGCTCCGagtcttaaataaaaactgcCATATCGAACAGGTTGAGGCTTGTTTTTCTGAATAACATCCATTTTGTCATCTTtatctgaaataattttatcacgtCAACTTCTATACAACTAAAGAAAATAGTGTAATACATACgatatgaattaataatttgtaccaCAGCCTTTTCCTTGATAAAAGTTGTGTACATGTAGACGACGAAAGCAATGCTGCCCAGATACAGGTACAAGTAAAAACCTTGATAGAAAAACGGCTGAACTTCCTGCGATATTATTTCAGTGATGGGGAACGCCATACCCAGGACGACGAGCAGCTTTGCGTACAAAGCTGATACTATGATCGTTAGGGAATCGCTAAAAACCGaggatcaatttttatattcgacGGTGAATTTCTATGCAAAAACGGAATGAAATTCTAAAGACCCAATTTGCTCAAATAAATAGGGTGGAAGGTGTGTACCGTGCGGAACGGAACTGAAAGTAAAACACGCCGCATGTTTTCGTGTCGGTTCCGAATGTAATCTTAAATTCCACGTTAGTTTTCCACTATTAACTCTGGGATTCTTCAGTTTTAGAAACTTGCATGGAGCCAATCGATATttgccatttaaatttatcatttattccaaaattctaagttgaatatatttataatgaaatccctaattaaaacaatgtctGGTCGTTTAAAAGAGTCTTAACTTTGCAAAAGTTCTATTCATTTTGtctattaagaatatttcggtactctttttaatattgagcTTATATGGGTCAAGTAATTTGTTGAACTTTATTAGTGTcgaaaacattatattttacattttattaatttcatattacttcttttaatttaaatctaaaaaagtatattaatacataattttatttgttcaaaataacttCAACCTTCTCAATTGATGaaaatgaaactttttaaataaactaatcagCTTTCACGTTTATACGACTTTATTTTCTCATTATCAAGTTATTAACTCACTCTCCAAGTTTTCTGTTATATCTTCTTAGTTTTTCATCCTTTTGATCAGCCTCCTCCTTCCCCATAATAGATCTCTCGCTTTGATTCTGAAATAAACTTTAAgagcataaatatattataattattggcctgaatttaatattactataaaCTTATGTTATATAAACCGCATCACTTATAAtgttacatataatatttatatttacaaatatttttttgtacttacCTTTTTCATTTACCTTAAACAATTAACTTACCCAAGGAAGTATCTTCTTTGATTCATCACAGCTTGAGCAGCTGATAAGGCTATAGCTTGCGAAGGTCTTCGGAGTGCAGCTATGATGGCCGAAGGTCGCCGTGATGAAACGGCGCTTTCATGATCAGAATCATATTTTGGTTGCATTGCATCGTTGTTGACAGTT is a window of Aethina tumida isolate Nest 87 chromosome 7, icAetTumi1.1, whole genome shotgun sequence DNA encoding:
- the LOC109595841 gene encoding proton channel OtopLc-like, coding for MDLNNSRLHHSLPALDTKACPDFDASPTKRVDVRRKRRGDDAFGGMVSAFYAKLLVILGAALPITDAIATNDYDTYDGFYMYLYIGSIIFLAYIYFKQIRERSIQNSWRYSIYNTNIRQSTSSTDSEFGFFKNNHHVRYGSFYFRMGVTGFGIGTVIYSGLQFGQYWELSTTVECNMILKALKPMFRIIFGLMQMLFIFSYSNFKNIQHNRTFARFGLMHLIATNLCDWFYVLVQETQHDIYQSAIRKQNVSFSSVDHQFIESKSFQITKSYYDHKFSCLKSKIMDKILTNLEPYLAPCSVEYSLLCAVILGLMWKHLHTETELYKKRSSSERQSGCNVIYSKRHSQFSVDCAQAHKGLFVGILVLAVTIISLIMFFELVAMDDYKDAAVLQVNICEALLFLAGIVASVWCLYSLRNVGLRKIRHLELEHLLLLVTQCGLFMYFLFQIIGGILMGTNKGKGGMMRIITPTLALIQSSCQTVLVLNAWRRRCTTEEHMRKKPGRQLITFLLVVNISLWLNNRLKNNQSVYHPNQMDFYGVLAWNVITHVSMPLVLSYRFQSTVCFYEIWKHVYKMRPINKESDMKNDLHL
- the LOC109595850 gene encoding proton channel OtopLc-like isoform X1, yielding MDTVEEENSPPPSPEPFNQLFLNPPQITVNNDAMQPKYDSDHESAVSSRRPSAIIAALRRPSQAIALSAAQAVMNQRRYFLGLFQNQSERSIMGKEEADQKDEKLRRYNRKLGDDSLTIIVSALYAKLLVVLGMAFPITEIISQEVQPFFYQGFYLYLYLGSIAFVVYMYTTFIKEKAVVQIINSYHKDDKMDVIQKNKPQPVRYGSFYLRLGAIAFGIGSMVYSGLEFGRYFELKNNVKCHSNVLQAITPATRMVLTLVQVQFIFLNSKDIELNRHKIIARFGLMHMIATNLCEWLYVLVEETKHEIIHLQRHNSNSSVDLKYCQEGEVMGSLVTNASPFLFPCTIEYSLICAVILFEMWKKVKTVRKRSNDKKKDQGKNAAGTHKDEKFTQFFNFNALGGSPVNSNHHFTVDCSNAHRGLFAGIMVIVLTIISLIMFFVLANQEKDDSKMKMAELEVTIVELILYIITILAVLIAMLQMRALKYDRKVGAEGQAGIGLDNTLLVVAQTGMFIYCMFSIIGCYFTMANGSATGLVAEIFSFIQTCLQTMFVLDGWWRRCRNLEQTKRKPGRELITFLIVANMAMWTINTLEKNRAEFRPMHVEFFGNWAWTIITHISMPLAIFYRFHSTICLFEIWKTAYKIKPLHKNPFLL
- the LOC109595850 gene encoding proton channel OtopLc-like isoform X2 — protein: MGKEEADQKDEKLRRYNRKLGDDSLTIIVSALYAKLLVVLGMAFPITEIISQEVQPFFYQGFYLYLYLGSIAFVVYMYTTFIKEKAVVQIINSYHKDDKMDVIQKNKPQPVRYGSFYLRLGAIAFGIGSMVYSGLEFGRYFELKNNVKCHSNVLQAITPATRMVLTLVQVQFIFLNSKDIELNRHKIIARFGLMHMIATNLCEWLYVLVEETKHEIIHLQRHNSNSSVDLKYCQEGEVMGSLVTNASPFLFPCTIEYSLICAVILFEMWKKVKTVRKRSNDKKKDQGKNAAGTHKDEKFTQFFNFNALGGSPVNSNHHFTVDCSNAHRGLFAGIMVIVLTIISLIMFFVLANQEKDDSKMKMAELEVTIVELILYIITILAVLIAMLQMRALKYDRKVGAEGQAGIGLDNTLLVVAQTGMFIYCMFSIIGCYFTMANGSATGLVAEIFSFIQTCLQTMFVLDGWWRRCRNLEQTKRKPGRELITFLIVANMAMWTINTLEKNRAEFRPMHVEFFGNWAWTIITHISMPLAIFYRFHSTICLFEIWKTAYKIKPLHKNPFLL